In a single window of the Clarias gariepinus isolate MV-2021 ecotype Netherlands chromosome 16, CGAR_prim_01v2, whole genome shotgun sequence genome:
- the LOC128544382 gene encoding serine protease 27-like has product MEIHLWKFVLVVCTVLFNVTGSFSQLDVCGRPPLNNKIVGGSNAIPGSWPWQVSIQTNIMHFCGGSLINELWVLTAAHCFPSTKDTVYLGMGNLEGPYPNMQQRGISRVIIHPYFNSINNNNDIALLKLTLPVVFNNYVMPVCLAAANSDFPPKTDVWVTGWGDIRSGVVLPSPKTLQEVQIPIISNSDCAKSYGSDTITGNMMCAGLTQGGKDSCQGDSGGPLVFKHNTTWVQAGIVSFGYDCALPKIPGVYTRVSQYQNWINSYINTKQPGFVTVSNGNRGSPNLFCLFLPISIISLLLSYPERP; this is encoded by the exons ATGGAGATTCATTTGTGGAAATTTGTGCTTGTTGTTTGTACTGTACTCTTTAATGTTACAG GCTCATTTTCCCAACTAGATG TGTGTGGTCGGCCACCCTTGAACAACAAGATTGTGGGTGGTAGCAATGCCATTCCCGGTTCTTGGCCTTGGCAGGTCAGCATTCAGACAAATATAATGCATTTCTGTGGAGGCAGCCTGATCAATGAGCTCTGGGTCTTAACAGCTGCTCACTGTTTCCCAAG CACAAAGGACACCGTCTATCTAGGGATGGGAAACCTCGAAGGGCCTTACCCTAATATGCAGCAAAGAGGCATAAGCAGAGTTATCATACATCCGTACTTTAACtcaattaacaacaacaatgacatTGCACTACTCAAGCTTACTCTCCCAGTGGTTTTTAACAACTATGTCATGCCGGTGTGCCTGGCAGCAGCCAACAGTGATTTTCCCCCTAAAACTGATGTCTGGGTCACAGGATGGGGTGACATCAGGTCTGGTG TGGTTCTACCATCCCCTAAAACCTTGCAGGAGGTGCAGATCCCGATTATCAGTAACAGTGACTGTGCAAAATCTTACGGTTCTGATACCATCACAGGCAATATGATGTGTGCTGGCCTCACTCAGGGGGGCAAGGACTCATGCCAG GGGGATTCTGGAGGTCCACTGGTCTTCAAGCACAACACAACCTGGGTCCAGGCTGGGATTGTGAGCTTCGGCTATGACTGCGCTTTACCTAAAATCCCTGGTGTGTACACCAGAGTGTCTCAGTACCAAAACTGGATAAATAGCTATATTAACACAAAACAGCCTGGCTTTGTTACAGTCTCAAATGGTAACCGTGGCTCCCCCAATCTCTTCTGTCTGTTCCTTCCTATCTCCATCATCTCACTCCTCCTATCCTATCCAGAAAGACCTTGA